gcaaaagaaactaccatcagagtgaataggcaacctacaacatgggagaaaattttcgcaacctactcatctgacaaagggctaatatccagaatctacagtgaactcaaacaaatttacaagaaaaaaacaaacaaccccatcaaaaagtgggcgaaggacatgaacaggcacttctcaaaagaagacatttatgcaggcaaaaaacacatgaaaaaatgctcatcatcactggccatcagagaaatgcaaatcaaaaccactatgagatatcatctcacaccagttagaatggcaatcattcaaaagtcaggaaacaacaggtgctggagaggatgtggagaaataggaacacttttacactgttggtgggactgtaaactagttcaaccattgtggaagtcagtgtggcgattcctcagggatctagaactagaaataccatttgacccagccatcccattactgggtatatacccaaatgactataaatcatgctgctataaagacacatgcacacgtatgtttattgcggcattattcacaatagcaaagacttggaaccaacccaaatgtccaacaatgatagactggattaagaaaatgtggcatatatacaccatggaatactatgcagccataaaaaatgatgagttcatgtcctttgtagggacatggatgaaattggaaaccatcattctcagtaaactatcgcaagaacaaaaaaccaaacaccgcatattctcactcataggtgggaattgaacaatgagatcacatggacacaggaaggggaatatcatactctggggactgtggtggggaggggggaggggggagggatagcattgggagatatacctaatgctagatgacgagttagtgggtgcagcgcaccagcatggcacatgtatacatatgtaactaacctgcacaatgtgcacatgtaccctaaaacttaaagtataattaaaaaaaaaaaaaatagcacctacaaaaaaaaaaaaaaaaaaaaaagctcatacaaatcaataagaacaaTTACTGAagttaaaaattggcaaaggatatgaactgatagagaaaatgaaataaaggtggcttttaagaaattaaaagcttattaaaaaaaagaaaataaaaaagattaataaaataaaaaataataattttctgggGGAATATAGTGACAACATttcattttgagtgaatttcaAAGAGTAGAAGAGATATTTGAAACAGTGAGGACAGATAATAGTTTTGACAAGTTTTTctggggaagaaaacaaaaatagatattaaataatagaatattttattattttaagattagACTAATCACAACATATTTGTAGACTGATACGAAAGATCCaatgaaaatgagaaatcatGATAGAAAAGAGAAATGGTGAACTAATGAAATAACGTCCTTGAGTAAAAGAGAAGGGAGGAATCTGTTAATGAAATGATAACTTAGTTTTTGATAGTATGGACAGTTCTTCTAGAGTAGTAGAAAGGAAGGCAGTACATATGGAGGCAGTAGATAGTAAATAAGATGATGTGAGCTTGTGTATGGTCTTTTTAATGTCTTCCATTTCCTGGGTGAAGcaagaaaaaatgttgaaaggGAAGATGagaatgaaatatttaacatttgaagagatgaaaaaaatttaaaaaataaacatctagGAGAAAGGTGTGGTAAATAAGCCAAAAAAATGTAGGTACTGGCCATGAATGTAAAGTATAATTAGTCCGAGAATTTTTACCTGCTACTTTCAGCTGcattaaagcaaatgaaaattaagGAGTGAAATATAATCAAAGTTGGCATTTTGTCAAAAGTTTATAATTAAAGAGAGGACAAATATGGAATTTGTATTTATCAGGGGTGATTATAATTATTGTACTTCCAATTAAAGGTGGGGCATGAAGACCTGGGGGAGAAGAGAGATAGTGAAAAGTTTCCAACATCAATTCGTGGGTCTTAGTAGATCAAAATATTGGAGTTGAGATGCTAGATGAATGAGATTTATTGCTTTCTGCTTTGCTTTGTGccttttagtaaataaaaatttctgttctCACCGTATTTTTCTGGCCCCTTTCACTAGTAAAATACCTGGACAACTATTACTGTAATTTATTCCATTTCTATTAGGCATAAGAAAGTCTTCCTGCCATGTAGATTGGAAATTCCTGCTATTTTGGAAAAAGGAGGTGTTGGTCAAAGAATTAGATGTTTAAAACTGAAAATGCTGAGGTGTGGTAGGTAGAGCAATGGTCCCCAAGGTGGTCCACATCCTAATTTCTAGAACCTGTGCATATGTTACCTTACAAAGCAAGGGGAATCAAAGTTACAGTGGGATTAAATGGTAATCAGCTGAATTTATAATAGGAAGATTATCCTGGGTTATCTGGGTGACCCTGATGTAATCACATAGGTCCCTGTAAGtgaaagagggagacagaaaagggGGTCACAATGACTTGAAGGGAGAAAGACTTCATCTGTTCTTACTGGCTTTTAGGATTCATGAGGAAGGCCATAAGTTAAGGGAAGCAGGTGACATCTAGCAGTTTGAAAGTGCAACAGATTCTTCCTTAGAGcttccaaaagaaatgcaatcCTACTGACACCTGGATTTATGCTCAGGGAATTCCACTTTTATCTGTCAGAACTGTAAGGCCATAGTTATGAATTGTTTAAGCCTCtccatttgtggtaatttgttgcagcagcaataggaaactaatacaggagGAATTGCAAGAATTTGTGAGGATAAGGTTTAGGGTGCAAACATGGAAGTGAGAGGCTCAAATATGGGCAAAGGAAAAGTCCTTTGAGGAAAGGAGTACAAAAACCATCAGGCCAGGAGTGGAAGGATATTAACATTTATGTTgaaaggtgatatggtttggctgtgtccccacccaaatctcatcttgaattgtagttcccataatccccatgtgtggtgacagggatccagtgggaggtaattgaatcatgggtgtgctttcctccatgctattctggtgatagtaagttctcatgagatctgatggttttttaaggggTTGCTGCCTTGGTTCATCTtgcattcttctccttcctgctgtcatgtgaagaaggacatgtttgcttccccttctgccatgattgcaagtttcctgaggcctccccagccatgctgaattgtgagtggattaaacctcttttctttataaattacccagtctctggtatgtctttattagtagcatgagaacaaatgaataaaaaaaggaCTTTGAATCAGCACAGGATGGGTAGAGTTAGAGTGACTTTTAAGAAGTCCTCTGATATAGACCTATCCCTCTGTTCATCTGCCACCTCGTCTCTTTGTGTGAAGAAATGAGATAACTCTTGCCAACATCTCAGCTACTGATCTCCCTAGGCCATTCTTATAGTATTGCGGatagtttagatttttttaattccttcacCAATAGAAATTTCAAGTACACCACCAATACACCAAAAATGTGATTGAATGTGAAACTTTTTCAGTGGCATGTATTATgctatcttttctatttctttatctttttactAACAGGCCTTGGTTTTAGAGATTGAATAGCTTAGTTCTATCACCTGTTGGTGAATAAAGCCATGCTCTtatttagttttgttgttgttgtcttgaaACATGGTCTTGCTGCTGCCCATActgaagtgtggtggtgcaatcacggctcatgcagcctcaacctgctggactcaagtgatcataCCTTCTTAGATTCTGCAGTAGCTGGAACTCCAGGTGCAAGCCACAATGcatgactatttttttttaattttgtgtaaacacagggtttcactacattgcacaagctggcctcgaactcctgggatcaagtaatcctccagccttggcctcccaaagtgctggaattataagcttgaatcactgtgcccagccctactcAATATTTAAGCCTCATTTTACAATTTATAAAGGGGGACAgagaaactattaaaataaatatatagttatagaaTAATGAAGTCCCTCTGGCAGCTTGTGATTATGTAGATCATTGTTGCAATACGAAGTTCATGGACAGGATTCCAGAAAAGGCATCTGATAAGGAACAGTTACAATGCTCCTTCCACCTCCGCATTTCCGAAAGGAAGCTTGTTACTGACTGAAGggaaaataagttttaatattttttatatatctagAATTAATGAAAATAGTTTGGTGTAAGCCCTCCATATACTTGAGAATTTTTCAAGAATACTGCAAGCATGTTATGTAAAGAACATTTTCAGGTGATTGAtagatgaatatatttttattgttgaaagATTGTTCAAACATATTGTATGTTAtggttaaaaattcaaaatatggtTATAGGTTTCAACATAATAACAAACAATTCAATAACATCTCTGTTTTCAAAGCTAACTAGCATTAATAATGAAATTATCCGTTGTTTCCAAATTGCTTTGTGCTTTGCTTTGTGCATTTtagtaaattaaaatttcttttcgcACCTTGAGAATTTTTCTGGCCTCTTTCACTATTAAAATACCTGGACAATTATTACTGTAATTTATTCACATTTCTATTATGCATAAGAAAGTCATCCTGCCATGTACATAGGAAATTActgttatttgtagttttttgttttttaaaatacattttaaactgacaaaaattatataaatttattgtaTACAACATGCTGTTTTGAAATGTGTACACACTATGAAATGGCTAAATTGagataattaacatatgtattgcCTCACAAACATTTCTGGGGTGAAAAAtgcttcaaatctgctctattaTAAACTTTCAAGCATACAATAcattacattgttattaactataatcactaTGCTGAgtaatagatctcttgaacttattcctttgCTCTTAATTGAAATTGTGTATTCTTCCACCAACATCTCCCCAGATCCCATCCCTCAGTCCCtgctaaccaccattctactctctacttctatgagatcaacatttttacacttcacctataagtgagataatgtggtatttgtttttcagtACTTTGGCTTATTTCACCAGAAGAGGATATCTAGCATTACACAGCTAACATTTCAActaatttatttaaagataaagtTCTTTAGATCATACACCAAAATTTTGAAAGAGTTCCAAATGGTGCCAAAGTAGCATTTAAGGTTGAAACTAAATTCtctaaatttgattttaaaacgTTCAAGTTGGTTAAGAGAAGATCCTCTCTAGATAAAATATGAGTATTCAGCATTTTGACTGAAGGAAGCCTGGTACATTATCACTTAAATGATACCCATTAATTGATGTGAAGAAACAGCTAAAATTTTGGGTAAAGGGAATGAAATGAGACatctatgatttaaaaaatggctttgtaaactttttaatgctttttaattcatttaaaaatttttgctgtgcagaagctctttagtttaattagatcccatttgtcaattttggctttcggtGTTTTATCAAAAGCTCATTATGAGATTCATAAGAACTAAGGATAGGTGATTTTGTCTATATTTGAGCTAGATCTTAAAGGGAGCAGCATAACTTTTGGAACTTGATAAAGAGATATTCAACGTGAatgaacaccaaaaaaaaaaaagttaccagaCCTTATGGTTTACTTCTGTCTGCTAAATCTTCTCTACTAAAATCTTAATGAACTTGTATttcataaaagcagaaaaaaaaccccaataaATTTCTCAGTTATCAATCAATTTTGAAGTAACATCTGCATTTAATTATGTTATGTGCATATAAAAGACAATAATGAGTGCTGGAGACTCAGTGCTGCtaccatttcaaaagaaaactgtCAGGCCTAAACTGAAGGTTTCAACAAGAAGAATTTCCCTAAATGTTTCTGTCTGAAGAATACAATACCTGAAAGAAAGAGATTTCTAGTAAGTAATTTATAtgctcataaatattttaaaaaatcaatgttaaaattcaaattacaaagaaaatctgTTATATGGATTAACAGAGAAGAGAATCAATCAGTGAAAAGTTCGTATTAGTCATTTTAATAACGAAGTACAAAAGAATAAGGTAATGACAAAAAAGTGACTTGTGTTAGAGGATGACTCGAAGGAATAGCAATTATTAAATATCTGATTACATATTTTATCagttaaaatatgtttcttttttatgtgtgtttgttATAAGAAGCAGGTAGGGGTAATAGTCGCCAGCGTGAGCTAGGAGCCTGGAAGAGGGCGCGGTAGGTGAGGAAGGTCAAGTCCAGGAACTCTAGCTCCTTGCCACTCAAGAAATGTCCCCCCTTTCAGAATATGCTTTGCGCATGTCTCCTCTCAGTGCTCGGCTATTTTGTCAAGTCGTCAGGCCTACTGATTCCAAGGCTATGAAAGTGGTGAAACTATTTAGTGAACCTCCCGTGgccaagaaaaaggaaatttatgaCTGATATCCAGATCACAATACTTAACACTGCACTCACGGGGACACTCCAATTTCTTGGACTATACAGAGATAAGCATCAAGATTTTAAAGATGAGCAAAAAGGACTAAAGAAGCTTCGTGGAAAGGGGAAACCAAAGAAACGAGAAGGGAAAAGAGCAGCAAAAAAGAAATCGGGTTGCTCCCTCAAGAGGGAGAATTTCTTCCTCCGTGGCAGAGAGAAGAAAGTGCATTTATTGCCTTTCCACATATTGGAGTAATGTCATCTTCTGAAATGAAGGTTATTTGGAGAAACACAATTATCTCCTAGTTGAAATCTATTCCAGTTAAATTGTGACTGGTTTGTTGAACACATTCTAACCGTGCAAAACTTTTTTGGCCTTGGCCGTGTAATGTGAGGTTTACCTAATTCTCTAATGAAGTGAATACATAAGCTAATATTTAAtggtttggggtggggtgggatgttGGAGCAATGGAGGGGAAACCTCATTAACTGAGCGTCCTATAGTGTCCTCCTTTCTCGCTTCTTGCTTAAGTACTCACCCAGCCCTAAACTTCTTTAATCTAGGGCCCTGCAGCCACTGTCTCCACCACCAAGCTCACAAATCTTCTGTGCCTCTTCACCTACTCCTTTGAGAAATCTATTAAGATGAATTCGCAGGATAAATATCTTTTAACATACTTCCCTTACCTAGAAAGGAAATATTGAATACCTGCTCTATACAAGATACTGGGGCCCTGGTAATACAAGTGATTAGCAAGAGAAATACTCCCTACCTCATGTAAGTTTCTGTCTTGTGGGAGGGactaaatattacataattacatACAATTGTATTACATGCTACAAAGGAAAAGGCCAGACTTCTATAAGAGTGTGGATGGTtggggccgggcgccgtggcagatgcctgtaaacgcagcactttgggagaccgaggcgggtggatcaggaggtcacgagatcgagaccattctggctaacacggtgaaaccccgtctctactaaaaatacaataataataataataataataataataattagccagacg
This DNA window, taken from Pan troglodytes isolate AG18354 chromosome 3, NHGRI_mPanTro3-v2.0_pri, whole genome shotgun sequence, encodes the following:
- the LOC100614601 gene encoding LOW QUALITY PROTEIN: small ribosomal subunit protein mS33-like (The sequence of the model RefSeq protein was modified relative to this genomic sequence to represent the inferred CDS: deleted 1 base in 1 codon; substituted 1 base at 1 genomic stop codon), with translation MSPLSEYALRMSPLSARLFCQVVRPTDSKAMKVVKLFSEPPVAKKKEIYDXYPDHNTNTALTGTLQFLGLYRDKHQDFKDEQKGLKKLRGKGKPKKREGKRAAKKKSGCSLKRENFFLRGREKKVHLLPFHILE